One stretch of Fictibacillus sp. b24 DNA includes these proteins:
- a CDS encoding thioredoxin family protein — protein MNEITRNNWDAVIEQSLSKPYFLYLETPLCGTCKMGKKMFEVAVETIRVQKGENVAVGISNINEMPELASKYGVTSVPCLLILSRGIVINRIYALQSAGNIYQSMLKIVEKE, from the coding sequence ATGAATGAAATCACACGAAATAACTGGGATGCCGTTATCGAGCAATCGCTAAGCAAACCTTACTTTCTATATTTAGAAACGCCGCTTTGCGGAACATGTAAAATGGGAAAGAAGATGTTTGAAGTTGCGGTAGAAACCATTCGCGTTCAAAAAGGCGAAAATGTTGCAGTAGGAATAAGTAATATTAATGAAATGCCCGAGCTAGCTTCAAAATATGGCGTAACTAGCGTGCCGTGTTTACTAATACTTTCGAGGGGAATCGTCATTAATCGAATTTATGCGCTCCAATCAGCAGGAAATATTTATCAATCAATGTTGAAAATTGTTGAAAAGGAATAA
- a CDS encoding PQQ-dependent sugar dehydrogenase has product MKIISLTILTAFSIFSGCSSLNKGEVKPDSHETIVKKLNIPWQINGTQNEMWISERSGGLVSIGPKHKKTSYTPEFSSALSDDGEGGFLGFVLDPNFKTNKIAYAYYTYEKKGRLLNRIVKMNFETGKWIENQILLDDIPGGFTHNGGRLEWGPDKKLYITTGDSGDENLSQNLDSLAGKILRINSDGTIPKDNPFYPSPVYTYGHRNPQGMTWDEEGTMYAAEHGSSNYDEINKISPGKNYGWPVIRGNERREGMEIPWIHSGKETWAPSGIHYKKGFIYIASLRGESVMKVKTSSKKRTLIVTNEGRIRDILVDGNEMYIVTNNTDGRGQPSKDDDRLLKVPLEK; this is encoded by the coding sequence ATGAAAATAATATCTTTGACCATATTAACGGCTTTCTCGATATTCAGTGGATGCAGTTCTTTAAATAAAGGCGAAGTAAAACCAGATTCACATGAAACGATTGTGAAAAAATTAAATATTCCGTGGCAGATTAACGGCACCCAAAACGAAATGTGGATTAGCGAAAGATCAGGGGGGCTTGTTTCAATAGGGCCAAAGCATAAAAAAACCTCATACACCCCTGAGTTTTCGTCAGCTTTATCTGATGATGGGGAAGGAGGTTTTCTTGGTTTTGTGTTGGATCCGAATTTCAAAACAAACAAAATAGCCTATGCTTATTACACATATGAGAAAAAGGGAAGATTGTTAAACCGAATCGTTAAAATGAACTTTGAGACAGGAAAATGGATTGAAAATCAAATTCTTCTTGATGACATTCCAGGTGGTTTTACACACAATGGTGGCAGGCTTGAATGGGGACCAGATAAAAAGCTGTATATCACAACAGGGGATAGCGGTGATGAGAACCTTTCACAGAATTTGGACAGCCTTGCAGGTAAGATTTTAAGAATAAACAGCGACGGGACGATTCCTAAAGATAACCCTTTCTATCCATCCCCTGTTTATACATATGGCCATCGAAATCCTCAAGGAATGACTTGGGATGAAGAAGGCACCATGTATGCCGCTGAACATGGATCATCGAACTATGACGAAATAAATAAAATTAGTCCTGGTAAGAACTATGGCTGGCCTGTTATACGTGGAAATGAAAGAAGAGAAGGTATGGAAATTCCATGGATCCACTCTGGCAAAGAAACGTGGGCGCCTTCTGGGATACATTACAAAAAAGGATTCATTTATATAGCATCATTACGAGGAGAAAGTGTAATGAAAGTTAAGACATCTTCCAAAAAGCGAACCTTAATTGTTACCAATGAAGGACGTATTCGTGATATTCTAGTTGATGGAAATGAAATGTACATTGTAACGAACAATACAGATGGAAGAGGGCAGCCATCTAAAGATGACGATCGGTTGCTAAAAGTTCCATTAGAAAAATAA
- a CDS encoding YusG family protein, whose translation MNEDRRDVTSRVFGKMKGGSMSLYLDKDEIGQIRFTNQGNMYEMSEGFEFDADKIYKREKPVELPNPSKYVDECDKGWC comes from the coding sequence ATGAACGAAGACAGACGCGATGTAACATCGAGAGTATTTGGAAAAATGAAAGGCGGCTCCATGTCCCTTTACTTGGATAAAGATGAAATTGGTCAGATTCGTTTTACCAATCAGGGAAACATGTATGAGATGTCTGAGGGTTTTGAATTTGATGCAGATAAAATTTACAAACGTGAAAAGCCAGTGGAGCTTCCTAATCCATCAAAATATGTAGATGAGTGTGATAAGGGCTGGTGCTAG
- a CDS encoding multidrug transporter, with product MIGVQGGETPTGRAVRWRLLMAQSGRRLTVRPVESELPVAEINYFQKQQ from the coding sequence TTGATTGGAGTGCAAGGTGGCGAGACTCCTACGGGACGAGCGGTCAGGTGGAGACTTCTAATGGCGCAAAGCGGCAGAAGGCTCACCGTGCGCCCCGTGGAAAGCGAGCTACCTGTAGCGGAAATCAACTACTTTCAAAAGCAGCAATGA
- a CDS encoding KGG domain-containing protein, producing the protein MAKTEQKMSRADAGRLGGEKTSKSRGKEFYQEIGKKGGTSTAKKHSSDFYQEIGRKGGSSTSNTHSKTFYQEIGKKGGAATSKNQDKGFYQKIGAKGGSAERQKNG; encoded by the coding sequence ATGGCAAAAACAGAGCAGAAAATGAGCCGAGCTGATGCAGGTCGTTTAGGGGGAGAAAAAACGTCCAAATCCCGGGGAAAAGAATTTTATCAAGAGATTGGGAAAAAGGGCGGTACTTCAACCGCTAAAAAGCACAGCAGTGATTTTTATCAAGAAATCGGAAGAAAAGGCGGAAGCTCCACATCCAATACACATAGCAAAACATTTTATCAAGAGATCGGAAAAAAAGGTGGAGCCGCCACATCTAAGAATCAAGATAAAGGTTTTTATCAAAAAATCGGTGCAAAAGGCGGAAGTGCTGAACGTCAAAAGAATGGTTGA
- a CDS encoding arsenate reductase family protein yields the protein MLLKVYEYPKCSTCQKAKKWLKENEVAFEPVHIVDNPPSKEELKNLIQLSDLEIKKFFNTSGMKYRELGMKEKMKTATDEELLELLASDGMLIKRPIATDGKQVTVGFKEEQYENVWKK from the coding sequence ATGCTACTGAAAGTGTATGAATATCCAAAATGCTCAACTTGTCAAAAAGCCAAAAAGTGGCTGAAAGAAAACGAAGTAGCCTTTGAGCCTGTACATATTGTGGACAATCCGCCTTCAAAAGAAGAGCTTAAGAATTTGATCCAATTAAGCGATTTGGAGATCAAAAAGTTCTTTAATACGAGCGGAATGAAATACCGCGAGTTGGGTATGAAAGAGAAAATGAAAACGGCTACAGACGAAGAGCTTCTTGAACTTTTGGCAAGTGATGGCATGCTCATCAAACGGCCGATCGCAACAGATGGCAAACAAGTAACAGTAGGCTTTAAAGAAGAACAGTACGAAAACGTCTGGAAAAAATAA
- a CDS encoding acetyl-CoA C-acetyltransferase: MLKEAVIVAGARTAVGKAKKGSFAHMRPDELAAVTIKETLKRAGDYNGEIDDLIIGCAVPEAEQGMNMARLIGARAGLPDTVPAITINRFCSSGLQSIAYGAEKIMLGAAEAILAGGAESMSLVPVVGHVVKPNPYLVETVPQYYMGMGHTAEEVARRFGISRQDQDEFAVRSHQKAAAAIKDGKFNDEIVPVHVMKRWLDEQSKLVEKEIAVSVDEGVRAGTTVDVLGKLRPAFTPTGSVTAGNSSQTSDGAATVLVMNREKAEAEGLTPLLKFRSFAVAGVAPDIMGVGPVAAIPKALKMAGLELSDIGLFELNEAFASQSVQVIRELNLPEDKVNVNGGAIALGHPLGCSGTKLTLTLLHEMKRRNEQFGIVTMCIGGGMGAAGVFELVG, translated from the coding sequence ATGTTAAAAGAGGCAGTAATAGTAGCAGGTGCTAGAACAGCGGTTGGTAAAGCAAAAAAAGGTTCTTTTGCACATATGAGACCAGACGAACTGGCTGCGGTAACGATTAAAGAAACATTGAAGCGTGCAGGTGATTATAACGGTGAGATCGATGACTTGATCATTGGATGTGCTGTCCCTGAGGCGGAACAAGGCATGAACATGGCTCGTCTGATCGGTGCTAGAGCAGGATTGCCAGATACGGTACCGGCTATTACAATCAACCGTTTTTGTTCATCAGGTCTGCAAAGTATTGCATATGGTGCTGAAAAAATCATGTTAGGTGCAGCAGAAGCCATCCTCGCTGGAGGCGCTGAATCCATGAGTCTCGTTCCTGTAGTCGGGCACGTTGTAAAGCCGAACCCGTACTTAGTAGAAACGGTTCCTCAATACTATATGGGCATGGGACATACGGCTGAAGAAGTGGCGAGACGTTTTGGCATCTCAAGACAAGATCAGGATGAATTTGCGGTACGCAGTCACCAAAAAGCTGCAGCTGCGATTAAAGATGGCAAATTTAACGATGAGATCGTTCCTGTACATGTGATGAAACGCTGGCTCGATGAACAATCAAAGCTAGTTGAAAAAGAGATTGCTGTCTCAGTTGATGAAGGTGTTCGAGCAGGAACAACAGTCGATGTACTTGGCAAACTGCGTCCTGCATTCACGCCGACTGGTTCTGTAACAGCAGGTAATTCATCGCAAACAAGTGACGGAGCAGCAACAGTTCTTGTGATGAACAGAGAAAAAGCAGAAGCAGAAGGATTAACTCCACTATTGAAGTTCCGTTCTTTTGCTGTGGCAGGAGTAGCTCCTGACATTATGGGAGTCGGTCCTGTAGCTGCTATTCCGAAAGCATTAAAAATGGCTGGATTAGAGCTTTCGGACATTGGTTTATTTGAGTTAAATGAAGCTTTTGCTTCACAGAGCGTTCAAGTAATCCGTGAACTTAACCTTCCAGAAGACAAAGTAAATGTGAATGGCGGGGCAATCGCACTTGGACATCCGCTTGGGTGCTCAGGAACGAAACTAACACTTACTTTGTTACACGAGATGAAGCGCCGCAACGAACAGTTTGGAATTGTTACGATGTGCATCGGTGGCGGTATGGGTGCAGCTGGCGTATTTGAACTAGTAGGATAA
- a CDS encoding anti-sigma-I factor RsgI family protein, which yields MKNGSGIVIEVQNKKATLLMKDGTFVSVRVPAGKRPLIGKEYQASYFSQRKRSLFVLPSISLSIAALVAFLFFSGFIPYTSKQAAAAYVSFDINPSLEVGVDEDMRVVEIDAFNNEAEHIIKKYEFSKDKSIPLEQFADQLIKAYESEGYMDDNQSMLITSVSDSSSDKKTKKELDKALNTIVKKAVVQYPVAITVTESNEDTRKKAKQLGVSSGKYTAFQKANENGRTYKEEKIKEVKFQELKVNTASSKDIKVVPHPRKIKSSQHEIKQKSDKPVLDQKKREHDHSHHNKKAQKDLVKAQKPIKIKADEKQVKKSKHNHISINKKQNEKRPETKNAVPKNGYESRNAGKPQKQNHKSDNKQQHKQQQKQQKNEHKH from the coding sequence TTGAAAAACGGCAGCGGCATTGTCATTGAAGTTCAGAATAAAAAAGCAACACTTCTCATGAAGGATGGAACATTTGTTTCGGTAAGAGTCCCAGCAGGAAAAAGGCCTCTTATAGGCAAAGAGTATCAGGCTTCTTATTTTTCGCAAAGAAAAAGGAGTCTTTTTGTGTTGCCATCCATTTCTTTATCTATAGCAGCACTAGTTGCCTTTCTTTTTTTCTCAGGCTTTATCCCTTATACCAGTAAGCAAGCAGCTGCAGCCTATGTCAGTTTTGATATTAATCCAAGCCTGGAAGTTGGCGTGGATGAGGATATGCGTGTCGTGGAAATTGATGCTTTTAATAACGAAGCAGAACATATCATAAAGAAATATGAATTTTCTAAGGATAAGTCCATACCGCTTGAACAATTCGCAGATCAACTGATAAAAGCATATGAATCAGAAGGTTATATGGACGATAATCAATCCATGCTGATCACTTCAGTCTCAGACAGCTCAAGCGATAAAAAGACTAAAAAAGAGCTGGATAAAGCATTGAATACTATTGTAAAAAAAGCTGTTGTTCAATATCCTGTGGCAATCACTGTTACAGAATCGAACGAAGATACTCGCAAAAAAGCAAAGCAGCTTGGAGTATCATCGGGTAAATATACTGCATTCCAAAAAGCAAATGAAAATGGAAGAACATATAAAGAAGAAAAGATCAAAGAAGTTAAGTTTCAAGAACTGAAGGTTAATACAGCTTCTTCAAAAGATATTAAAGTAGTTCCGCATCCTCGTAAGATTAAGTCATCACAGCATGAAATTAAGCAAAAATCTGATAAGCCTGTCTTGGATCAAAAGAAACGAGAGCATGATCATAGCCACCATAACAAGAAAGCACAAAAAGATCTTGTGAAAGCTCAAAAGCCGATCAAAATAAAGGCAGACGAAAAACAAGTTAAAAAAAGTAAGCACAACCATATAAGCATTAATAAAAAGCAAAATGAAAAAAGACCTGAAACAAAAAATGCTGTACCTAAAAACGGATATGAATCGAGAAATGCTGGTAAGCCACAAAAGCAAAATCACAAAAGTGATAACAAACAGCAACACAAACAGCAACAAAAACAGCAAAAAAATGAACATAAGCACTAA
- the gcvH gene encoding glycine cleavage system protein GcvH — protein MEFPKELRYSEEHEWTKTEEGNKVRIGITAFAQDELGDIVFVELPEVGDELTADEPFGSVESVKTVSELYAPVSGKVVEVNADLDDSPELVNESPYEKAWMVVVELSDSSELEKLMTAEQYEELIKED, from the coding sequence ATGGAATTTCCAAAAGAATTACGCTATTCAGAAGAGCACGAGTGGACAAAAACAGAAGAAGGCAATAAAGTTCGTATCGGTATTACAGCATTTGCACAAGACGAACTCGGAGATATCGTGTTCGTTGAACTTCCTGAAGTTGGAGATGAACTTACTGCAGACGAGCCATTCGGTAGTGTAGAATCTGTTAAAACAGTTTCTGAACTTTATGCTCCTGTATCTGGAAAAGTTGTTGAAGTTAATGCTGATCTAGATGACAGCCCAGAACTTGTAAACGAATCTCCATACGAGAAAGCATGGATGGTTGTTGTAGAACTTTCAGATTCCTCTGAGCTTGAAAAGTTAATGACAGCTGAACAATACGAAGAATTAATTAAAGAAGATTAA
- a CDS encoding methionine ABC transporter ATP-binding protein: MINLQSVRKVFQTKDGEVKAVDTVDLNIKQGEIYGIIGYSGAGKSTLIRILNMLERPTSGTVTIGGKNMSELSSKKLREARQEISMIFQHFNLLWSRTVRENIAFPLEIAGYPKEKIKQRVDELIDLVGLEGRGGSYPSQLSGGQKQRVGIARALANEPKVLLCDEATSALDPKTTDSILDLLVEINQKLDLTIVLITHEMHVIRKICHRVAVMEKGKVVEEGDVLNVFKNPKEPITKDFVKQVTEPEETVDTIKQFIEEFPEGRIVQLTFIGGRAGQPLITELIRNYEVDVNILQGKITQTQNGPYGTLFIQIKGSESALSRAMEFLNSVQVEVEVIHNA; the protein is encoded by the coding sequence TTGATTAATCTACAATCAGTCCGTAAAGTCTTTCAAACCAAAGATGGTGAAGTGAAGGCTGTTGATACGGTGGATTTAAACATAAAACAAGGAGAAATATACGGAATTATCGGTTACAGTGGTGCAGGAAAGAGTACCCTTATTCGTATTCTGAACATGTTAGAACGTCCGACTAGCGGCACCGTTACAATCGGTGGTAAAAACATGTCGGAGCTTTCTTCAAAAAAGTTAAGAGAAGCAAGACAAGAAATCTCGATGATCTTTCAGCATTTCAACCTGCTATGGTCTAGAACGGTGAGAGAAAACATTGCTTTTCCACTTGAAATTGCTGGCTATCCGAAAGAAAAAATCAAACAGCGAGTTGATGAACTGATCGACCTAGTTGGATTGGAAGGACGCGGTGGATCATATCCATCACAGCTAAGTGGCGGTCAGAAGCAGCGTGTTGGTATTGCTCGTGCACTTGCGAATGAACCAAAAGTTCTTTTATGTGATGAAGCCACTTCAGCACTTGATCCTAAAACGACAGACAGCATTCTGGATCTGCTCGTTGAAATCAACCAGAAGCTCGATTTAACGATCGTTCTTATCACACATGAGATGCACGTAATCAGAAAGATCTGTCATCGTGTAGCTGTAATGGAAAAAGGAAAGGTCGTTGAAGAAGGCGATGTACTGAATGTCTTTAAAAATCCGAAAGAACCCATCACGAAGGATTTTGTGAAACAAGTAACAGAGCCTGAAGAAACTGTTGATACGATCAAACAATTTATTGAAGAGTTCCCAGAAGGGCGAATCGTTCAGCTTACATTTATAGGTGGCCGAGCAGGGCAGCCATTAATTACAGAATTAATTCGAAATTACGAAGTGGATGTAAATATTCTGCAAGGTAAAATAACACAAACTCAAAATGGACCTTATGGCACGTTGTTTATCCAGATTAAGGGTTCAGAATCTGCACTATCTCGCGCAATGGAGTTCTTAAATAGTGTGCAGGTTGAAGTAGAGGTGATTCATAATGCTTAG
- a CDS encoding acyl-CoA dehydrogenase family protein → MSNTAEKQIIGGSFLIEDITAADIYTPEDFSEEHLMIAKTTEDFVVKEVVPQLEKMEDHDFEVSRKLLTKAGELGLLGADVPEEYGGLGLDKISSSLITEKFARGRGFSISYGAHVGIGSLPIVLFGNEEQKKKYLPELATGEKIAAYALTEPGSGSDALGARTTAKLNAEGTHYVLNGEKQWITNSAFADVFVVYAKIDGEQFSAFIVERDFQGVSTGPEEKKMGIKSSSTRTLILEDVAVPKENLLWEAGKGHLIAFNILNIGRYKLALGCVGAAKRAFEVSVKYANERQQFKRKISSFSLIQEKLANMAVQTYAAESSVYRTVGLFENRLGALSEEKQKDGRELAKAIAEYAIECSLNKVSASEVLDYVVDEGVQIHGGYGFMSEYEIEGAYRDSRINRIFEGTNEINRLLVPGTLVKKAMKNELPLIQKATQLQQELMMLMPVEVGTESLDQEKYLVSMAKKIFLMTAGLAVQKFGPKLEQEQEVLSNLADIISEVYSMESVLLRTEKAIGRSGAEKAKQKLLYTEVYCQEAFNRIEAHAKESIIAVEEGDMLRMMLSALKKLTRHTPINVIKKKRELAVQLLEEERYIV, encoded by the coding sequence ATGTCAAACACAGCGGAAAAACAAATCATTGGTGGAAGCTTTTTAATAGAAGACATTACAGCAGCAGATATTTACACACCGGAGGATTTCTCTGAAGAACACCTTATGATTGCAAAAACGACGGAAGACTTTGTAGTAAAAGAAGTTGTACCTCAGCTTGAAAAGATGGAAGACCACGATTTTGAAGTATCTCGCAAGCTCTTAACAAAAGCAGGAGAGCTAGGCCTTTTAGGTGCAGATGTACCAGAAGAATATGGCGGACTTGGTCTAGATAAGATTTCGTCTTCCTTAATTACTGAAAAATTTGCACGCGGTCGCGGGTTCTCCATCAGCTATGGAGCTCACGTAGGAATCGGATCACTTCCAATCGTTCTTTTTGGAAATGAAGAGCAAAAGAAAAAATATTTGCCTGAGCTTGCGACAGGTGAAAAGATCGCAGCTTATGCATTGACTGAGCCAGGATCAGGTTCAGATGCGCTTGGTGCAAGAACAACAGCGAAATTAAACGCTGAAGGTACTCATTATGTGCTAAACGGAGAAAAACAATGGATCACAAACTCTGCTTTTGCTGACGTGTTCGTCGTTTATGCAAAAATTGATGGCGAGCAATTCTCTGCTTTCATCGTTGAAAGAGACTTCCAAGGCGTTTCTACAGGGCCTGAAGAAAAGAAGATGGGGATCAAAAGCTCTTCGACACGCACACTGATTTTAGAAGATGTAGCTGTACCAAAAGAAAACCTGTTATGGGAAGCTGGAAAAGGCCACCTTATTGCCTTCAATATCCTAAATATCGGCCGTTACAAACTTGCTTTAGGATGTGTGGGAGCTGCAAAGCGTGCATTCGAAGTTTCCGTAAAATACGCGAACGAGCGTCAGCAATTCAAACGCAAAATCAGCTCATTCAGCTTGATTCAAGAAAAGCTTGCTAACATGGCTGTTCAAACATACGCTGCTGAGAGCTCTGTTTACAGAACAGTTGGTTTGTTTGAAAATCGCCTTGGGGCATTGTCTGAAGAAAAGCAAAAAGATGGCCGTGAACTAGCAAAGGCGATCGCAGAGTATGCAATTGAATGTTCACTAAACAAAGTATCAGCTTCAGAAGTTCTCGATTATGTAGTAGATGAAGGCGTTCAAATTCACGGTGGATACGGATTTATGTCAGAGTATGAAATCGAGGGTGCTTACCGCGATTCTCGTATTAACCGTATCTTTGAAGGCACGAATGAGATTAACCGTTTACTCGTTCCTGGAACGCTAGTGAAGAAGGCGATGAAAAATGAATTGCCGCTGATTCAAAAAGCAACACAGCTTCAGCAGGAATTGATGATGTTGATGCCTGTAGAAGTAGGTACGGAAAGTTTGGATCAAGAAAAGTACTTGGTATCTATGGCGAAGAAAATTTTCTTGATGACAGCTGGTTTAGCTGTTCAAAAATTCGGACCTAAGTTAGAGCAAGAGCAAGAAGTGCTTTCAAACTTAGCTGATATTATCAGTGAAGTTTACAGCATGGAATCTGTTCTATTGCGTACTGAAAAAGCAATCGGAAGATCTGGCGCTGAAAAGGCAAAACAAAAGCTTCTATATACGGAAGTTTATTGCCAAGAAGCATTCAACCGCATTGAAGCTCACGCAAAAGAATCCATCATTGCTGTAGAAGAAGGCGACATGCTGCGCATGATGCTGTCTGCTTTGAAGAAGCTTACGCGTCATACACCTATTAATGTTATTAAGAAGAAGCGCGAACTGGCTGTTCAGCTTCTTGAGGAAGAACGTTATATCGTTTAA
- a CDS encoding toprim domain-containing protein encodes MNESKNKVIIVEGKSDKDKLAAILDEPVEIICTNGTLGLDKLEELALAIEDRDVYILVDADDAGHKLRKQLQRELPNAEHLYINKMYREVAKTPLMYLAKVLVGAHFNIHKNCLG; translated from the coding sequence ATGAATGAAAGCAAAAACAAAGTGATCATTGTTGAAGGAAAGTCAGACAAAGATAAACTAGCGGCCATCTTAGATGAACCGGTTGAAATCATTTGTACGAACGGAACATTAGGTTTGGATAAATTAGAAGAGCTTGCATTAGCAATAGAAGATCGAGATGTTTATATCTTAGTCGACGCTGATGATGCAGGCCACAAATTAAGAAAACAGCTGCAGCGTGAACTGCCGAATGCAGAGCACTTATATATTAATAAAATGTACAGAGAAGTTGCAAAAACACCGCTGATGTATCTTGCAAAAGTATTGGTAGGTGCACACTTTAATATTCATAAGAATTGTTTAGGATAA
- a CDS encoding methionine ABC transporter permease: MLSKWFPNVQWDVLLEATKETLYMSAISVVITFILGLALGLALFLTSPGNLWGNKFLNSVIAIIVNVFRSIPFIILIILLIPFTRFIVGTMLGAEAALPALIVGAAPFYARMVEIALREINKGVIEAAKSMGATNTQIIFKVLIPESTPALVSGITVTAIALVSYTAMAGVVGAGGLGNLAYMEGYQRDNADVTLISTVLILVIVFVIQWIGDRVTTALDKR, from the coding sequence ATGCTTAGTAAATGGTTCCCAAACGTACAATGGGACGTTCTTTTAGAAGCGACGAAAGAAACATTATATATGTCTGCTATTTCAGTCGTGATTACATTCATCCTAGGCTTAGCACTCGGACTGGCCTTATTTTTAACATCTCCTGGAAACTTATGGGGAAATAAATTTTTAAACAGTGTAATAGCGATAATCGTTAATGTATTTCGTTCGATTCCGTTCATTATCTTAATTATTTTATTGATTCCATTTACACGCTTTATCGTTGGTACGATGCTTGGTGCAGAAGCAGCACTTCCAGCCTTAATTGTTGGAGCAGCACCATTTTACGCTCGTATGGTTGAGATCGCTTTGAGAGAGATTAATAAAGGGGTCATTGAAGCTGCGAAGTCCATGGGTGCTACAAACACTCAGATTATTTTCAAGGTTTTAATTCCTGAAAGTACACCAGCTCTTGTGTCAGGAATTACAGTTACAGCGATCGCACTAGTAAGTTACACGGCAATGGCCGGAGTTGTTGGTGCGGGAGGCTTAGGTAACTTGGCTTACATGGAAGGTTATCAACGAGATAACGCGGATGTAACATTGATTTCCACAGTCCTTATCCTGGTTATCGTATTTGTAATCCAATGGATTGGAGACCGTGTTACAACTGCATTAGACAAGAGATAA
- the sigI gene encoding RNA polymerase sigma-I factor, with protein MASLNLNAVFPIAKNKLTSIEDKVLTIQERNDEKLRNELIGDYQPFIKKVTSKVCSQYIDRTMDEFSVGLFAFNEAIDQYQEGQGSRFLSFADMVIRRRVIDYIRKEVRQNRLIFLQPDEEDEEGRLEESYAEQKAAMDHFEGQIQVENRVYEIEEYQKLLKTFGLNFKVLSKHCPKHVDARENAKEIARLLAENEELAAFLKEKKQLPIKDLLNMVSCSRKTIERNRKYIIAVSLIYLGDFQALKSYIQP; from the coding sequence ATGGCATCTTTAAACTTAAATGCAGTATTTCCGATTGCAAAAAATAAACTAACTAGCATAGAAGATAAGGTTTTAACGATCCAAGAAAGAAACGATGAGAAACTTAGGAATGAACTTATAGGTGATTACCAACCATTTATTAAGAAAGTAACTTCTAAAGTTTGTTCTCAATATATAGATCGTACAATGGACGAGTTTAGTGTAGGTCTTTTTGCCTTCAATGAAGCAATCGACCAATATCAAGAAGGCCAAGGAAGCCGTTTCTTATCATTTGCTGATATGGTTATTAGACGCAGAGTGATTGATTATATTCGAAAAGAAGTACGCCAGAACAGACTGATCTTCTTACAGCCAGACGAGGAAGATGAAGAAGGACGTTTAGAAGAAAGTTATGCAGAGCAAAAAGCTGCGATGGATCATTTTGAAGGCCAGATTCAAGTTGAAAATCGTGTATATGAGATTGAAGAGTACCAAAAGTTACTAAAAACATTTGGATTAAACTTTAAAGTATTAAGCAAACATTGTCCAAAGCACGTAGATGCACGTGAAAATGCTAAAGAAATTGCACGTTTATTAGCTGAAAACGAAGAACTTGCCGCATTTTTAAAGGAAAAAAAGCAATTGCCAATAAAAGATTTATTAAATATGGTATCCTGTAGTCGTAAAACCATAGAGAGAAATCGAAAGTATATAATAGCAGTATCACTTATATATTTAGGCGATTTTCAAGCGCTGAAATCTTACATTCAGCCATAA